The Acidimicrobiia bacterium genome contains a region encoding:
- the dnaN gene encoding DNA polymerase III subunit beta: MSNMKIQIERDTFLEALNSASRAVSTRAGTLPVLSGVQIVVGLNEMTITGSDLDITVRVNVMAHTQGEGSVVLSAKLISEIVRSLEAGTISMEIKENLAILTSNRSSFNLRTLNAEEYPKLNELKGESVTVKASEFADGLGQVIVAASKDEARPILCGVLLSATETGLRFVATDSYRLAMRDVEGLSMLKAGTNVLVPAKGLTEVQRLLSSSDVEVILGEREVSFSVDNTTITMRLIEGEYPNYEQLIPKGYPNRVTISSDIFADAIKRVRLVAQDRNSQPVRLSIKTDGVELKQVAQEIGEASEFIDAKCEGDELEVAFNSEYLLDGLNACGTDEVLIETLDPLKPATLHGVDQEGYTYLLMPVRVN; this comes from the coding sequence ATGTCAAATATGAAAATACAAATAGAAAGAGATACTTTCTTAGAAGCACTAAATAGTGCATCACGTGCTGTATCAACAAGAGCAGGCACACTACCAGTGCTTTCAGGTGTACAAATCGTTGTTGGCTTAAATGAAATGACTATTACAGGTTCTGACTTAGATATTACAGTGCGAGTAAATGTTATGGCACACACACAAGGCGAGGGTTCAGTTGTTCTAAGTGCAAAACTAATTTCTGAAATAGTTAGATCTTTAGAAGCAGGTACTATTTCTATGGAAATTAAAGAAAATCTTGCTATATTAACTTCTAATCGTTCTAGTTTCAATTTGCGAACATTAAATGCAGAGGAATATCCAAAACTTAACGAACTTAAAGGTGAATCTGTGACTGTTAAGGCATCAGAATTTGCAGATGGTTTGGGACAAGTAATTGTTGCAGCTTCTAAAGACGAAGCTCGTCCAATATTATGTGGTGTTTTATTAAGTGCAACAGAAACCGGTCTACGTTTTGTAGCAACTGATTCATATCGTTTAGCAATGCGTGATGTCGAAGGATTATCAATGCTTAAAGCAGGCACAAACGTTCTAGTGCCAGCAAAAGGTTTAACTGAAGTACAAAGACTTTTATCTAGTAGTGACGTTGAAGTAATTCTTGGTGAGCGTGAAGTTAGTTTTAGCGTTGACAATACAACTATAACAATGAGACTTATCGAAGGAGAATATCCTAATTACGAGCAATTAATTCCAAAAGGATATCCAAATAGAGTTACTATTTCTAGTGATATTTTTGCTGATGCAATAAAGCGTGTGCGTTTAGTTGCACAAGATAGAAATTCACAACCTGTTCGATTAAGTATTAAAACTGATGGAGTTGAACTTAAACAAGTTGCACAAGAAATTGGTGAAGCTAGTGAATTTATAGATGCAAAATGTGAAGGCGATGAATTAGAAGTTGCATTTAATAGTGAATATTTACTTGACGGACTTAATGCTTGTGGCACTGATGAAGTTCTTATTGAAACTTTAGACCCATTAAAACCAGCAACACTTCATGGTGTTGAC